Proteins encoded together in one Streptomyces sp. TLI_171 window:
- a CDS encoding polysaccharide deacetylase family protein, with protein sequence MEKSRISARRRSLLLGASALLAPALLVACGAHGSPSAAGDAAHRSATPSAATSTGATGAAGGSSAAARPTPGEGTESSPFSATPSPTRSSGTPSAPSTSAVPQGSANATPSAGGGPSADPSKRSHAPAPGVLRHTASGGKTVALTFDDGPGPATGEVLDLLGQYGAKATFCEIGNNAKTRPAAVQRILAEGHRLCDHTVDHPQPMHAQSHDQQVAEIADAKAMIENAAGGNPTITWWRAPGGDFTAENQQIGADLGMKSLGWTVDPRDWSRPGVQAIVSTVQQNLRPGGVVLMHDGGGDRSQTVAALKQLLPWLVAQGYTFDFPQS encoded by the coding sequence ATGGAGAAGTCCCGCATATCCGCCCGCCGTCGTTCCCTGCTGCTCGGCGCCTCCGCGCTGCTCGCCCCGGCCCTGCTGGTGGCGTGCGGCGCGCACGGCTCCCCCTCCGCGGCGGGGGACGCCGCGCACCGCTCGGCCACGCCGAGCGCGGCCACGAGTACGGGTGCGACCGGCGCGGCGGGCGGGAGTTCGGCGGCGGCGCGGCCGACGCCCGGCGAGGGCACGGAGTCCTCGCCGTTCTCGGCCACGCCGAGTCCCACCCGGTCCTCCGGCACGCCCTCGGCGCCCAGCACGTCCGCCGTGCCGCAGGGCTCCGCGAACGCCACGCCCTCGGCGGGCGGCGGCCCGTCCGCCGACCCGTCGAAGCGTTCGCACGCCCCGGCCCCGGGTGTGCTGCGCCACACCGCCTCGGGCGGGAAGACGGTGGCGCTGACCTTCGACGACGGCCCGGGCCCGGCCACCGGCGAGGTGCTGGACCTGCTGGGGCAGTACGGCGCGAAGGCGACCTTCTGCGAGATCGGCAACAACGCGAAGACCCGCCCGGCGGCGGTGCAGCGGATCCTCGCCGAGGGCCACCGGCTGTGCGACCACACGGTGGACCACCCGCAGCCGATGCACGCGCAGTCCCACGACCAGCAGGTGGCGGAGATCGCCGACGCCAAGGCGATGATCGAGAACGCGGCGGGCGGCAACCCGACCATCACCTGGTGGCGCGCCCCGGGCGGCGACTTCACCGCGGAGAACCAGCAGATCGGCGCCGACCTCGGCATGAAGTCGCTGGGCTGGACGGTCGACCCGCGGGACTGGTCGCGCCCGGGCGTGCAGGCGATCGTCTCCACCGTGCAGCAGAACCTGCGCCCGGGCGGCGTGGTGCTGATGCACGACGGCGGCGGCGACCGCAGCCAGACGGTGGCGGCGCTGAAGCAGCTGCTGCCCTGGCTGGTGGCGCAGGGCTACACCTTCGACTTCCCGCAGTCCTGA
- a CDS encoding exonuclease domain-containing protein → MTWWKGPLTGFDLETTGTDPEESRIVTAAVVDTLGGRVESVANWLLDPGVPIPAEASAIHGISDTEARTHGRPAAEAVEEIARALADRLAAGRPVVAFNAPFDLSLLDAELRRHGLPTLADRLGGPVTPVVDAMVVDRALDKYRKGSRTLQRVCEVYGVELHDAHEAGSDALAAVRVAVALGHRYPAQAGDLPLDELHRRQVDWYRDWATDLQSWLRRKDPAATVDPRWPLKAAS, encoded by the coding sequence ATGACCTGGTGGAAGGGGCCGCTCACCGGTTTCGACCTGGAGACCACCGGCACCGACCCGGAGGAGTCCCGGATCGTCACCGCCGCCGTGGTCGACACCCTCGGCGGGCGCGTCGAGTCCGTCGCCAACTGGCTGCTCGACCCGGGCGTTCCGATACCGGCCGAGGCCTCCGCCATCCACGGCATCAGCGACACCGAGGCCCGCACCCACGGCCGCCCCGCCGCCGAGGCCGTCGAGGAGATCGCCCGGGCGCTGGCCGACCGGCTGGCCGCCGGCCGCCCCGTGGTCGCCTTCAACGCCCCGTTCGACCTCTCCCTGCTGGACGCCGAACTGCGCCGGCACGGCCTGCCCACCCTGGCCGACCGGCTCGGCGGCCCGGTCACCCCGGTGGTCGACGCCATGGTGGTCGACCGCGCCCTCGACAAGTACCGCAAGGGCTCGCGCACCCTGCAGCGGGTCTGCGAGGTCTACGGCGTCGAACTGCACGACGCGCACGAGGCCGGCAGCGACGCGCTCGCCGCCGTCCGGGTCGCCGTCGCCCTCGGCCACCGGTACCCGGCGCAGGCCGGCGACCTGCCGCTGGACGAACTCCACCGCCGCCAGGTCGACTGGTACCGGGACTGGGCCACCGACCTGCAGAGCTGGCTGCGCCGCAAGGACCCGGCCGCCACCGTCGACCCGCGCTGGCCGCTCAAGGCCGCGTCCTGA
- a CDS encoding SAV2148 family HEPN domain-containing protein has translation MGFPAGGDGTDPRAGSSEAPTLVVRGGRGPLPPQSGPVEGMPPAWAAEQWDDAYRRVRLAGRAYVWLNLVEQRMRALVDEVLRPVYAPAHGEEWVTAAAGPAGEEWVHRAAAVREVSRRKGYLLDPVDDDPLVFLTLPQLRELMVQHWPCFEPHLVDRREVELALDELEVARHVVSRNRALSQTVLDQTERAAARLLALLDGAHGGVPADVVEELVAGRYADVVAVHPDRVRLQRDLPVEDLLDGARRLDAVGIGLGMLCQNYTGKRLVRLASEGCRVRLLFLNPASSAVRRRERELGIGRGELGRSVEMNIMHVRRVRARLRDPGSFEIRVFDELPRFTAYLVEGQRVAGAGGRRRSTDLGVIQPYLRKARGIESPALVLRGGAGQEAGGTEPGLLEVYREEFEDLWGDSRPVS, from the coding sequence ATGGGGTTCCCCGCCGGCGGCGACGGCACGGACCCGCGCGCCGGGAGCAGCGAGGCCCCGACCCTGGTGGTCCGCGGCGGGCGCGGACCGCTGCCCCCGCAGTCCGGCCCCGTCGAGGGGATGCCGCCCGCCTGGGCCGCCGAGCAGTGGGACGACGCCTACCGCCGGGTGCGCCTCGCCGGCCGCGCCTACGTCTGGCTGAACCTGGTCGAGCAGCGGATGCGCGCCCTGGTCGACGAGGTGCTGCGGCCGGTCTACGCGCCCGCGCACGGCGAGGAGTGGGTGACCGCCGCCGCCGGACCGGCCGGCGAGGAGTGGGTGCACCGGGCCGCCGCGGTCCGCGAGGTGTCCCGCCGCAAGGGCTACCTGCTGGACCCGGTGGACGACGACCCGCTGGTCTTCCTGACGCTGCCGCAGCTGCGCGAGCTGATGGTCCAGCACTGGCCGTGCTTCGAACCGCACCTGGTGGACCGCCGGGAGGTCGAGCTGGCCCTCGACGAGCTGGAGGTCGCCCGGCACGTGGTCTCCCGCAACCGCGCGCTGTCGCAGACCGTGCTCGACCAGACCGAGCGGGCCGCCGCCCGGCTGCTCGCGCTGCTCGACGGCGCGCACGGCGGCGTCCCCGCCGACGTGGTCGAGGAACTGGTCGCCGGCCGGTACGCCGACGTGGTCGCCGTGCACCCCGACCGGGTCCGGCTGCAGCGCGACCTCCCGGTCGAGGACCTGCTCGACGGGGCCCGCCGCCTCGACGCGGTCGGCATCGGCCTGGGCATGCTCTGCCAGAACTACACCGGCAAGCGGCTGGTCCGGCTGGCCTCCGAGGGCTGCCGGGTGCGCCTGCTGTTCCTCAACCCGGCGAGCAGCGCCGTCCGTCGGCGCGAGCGCGAGCTCGGGATCGGGCGAGGCGAGCTGGGCCGCTCGGTGGAGATGAACATCATGCACGTGCGGCGGGTCAGGGCCCGGCTGCGGGACCCGGGCAGCTTCGAGATCCGGGTGTTCGACGAACTGCCCCGGTTCACCGCCTACCTGGTCGAGGGCCAGCGGGTGGCCGGCGCCGGCGGGCGGCGGCGCTCCACCGACCTCGGGGTGATCCAGCCCTACCTGCGCAAGGCCCGCGGCATCGAGTCGCCCGCGCTGGTGCTGCGCGGCGGCGCCGGGCAGGAGGCCGGCGGCACCGAACCCGGGCTGCTGGAGGTGTACCGGGAGGAGTTCGAGGACCTCTGGGGCGACTCCCGCCCGGTGTCCTGA
- the glgX gene encoding glycogen debranching protein GlgX yields MQVWPGQPYPLGATYDGAGTNFAVFSESADRIELCLIAEDGAETAVELRETDAFVRHAYLPGVQPGQRYGFRVHGPYQPGLGQRHNSSKLLLDPYAKAMSGHIDWDESVYGYHFGAPERRNDLDSAPHTMHSVVINPYFDWGTDRPPRTDYHRTVVYESHVKGLTKLHPGIPDEIRGTYAGLAHPAVIEHLAKLGVTAIELMPVHQFVRDHRLRDLGLSNYWGYNTIGFFAPHSSYSSTGDRGQQVQEFKSMVKALHAAGIEVILDVVYNHTAEGNHLGPTLSFRGLDNASYYRLAKDQRFYEDTTGTGNSLLMRSPHVLQMIMDSLRYWVTEMHVDGFRFDLAATLARQFHEVDRLSSFFDLVQQDPVVSQAKLIAEPWDLGEGGYQVGNFPPLWTEWNGKYRDTVRDFWRGEPATLAEFGSRLTGSSDLYQDDGRRPIASINFVTCHDGFTLRDLVSYNDKHNEANHEDNRDGESFNRSWNCGAEGDTTDTAVLDLRARQQRNFIATLMLSQGVPMLCHGDEAGRTQRGNNNAYCQDSELTWVDWEGADTALLEFTQGMIWLRRDHPVFRRRRFFHGRPVSGTHDDLTDIAWFTPAGEEMTKKDWSTTYAKSLTVFLNGNAISEPDRRGGKIVDDSFLLLFNAHFEPLTFTVPADHGEAWQLVVDTSLPTLPAPGTGPRVKAGDTLRLLDHSLMVLQRPA; encoded by the coding sequence ATGCAGGTCTGGCCGGGGCAGCCGTACCCGCTCGGCGCCACCTATGACGGGGCGGGCACCAACTTCGCCGTGTTCTCCGAGAGCGCGGACCGGATCGAGCTCTGCCTGATCGCCGAGGACGGCGCCGAGACCGCCGTCGAGCTCCGCGAGACCGACGCCTTCGTCCGGCACGCCTACCTGCCGGGCGTCCAGCCCGGCCAGCGCTACGGCTTCCGCGTGCACGGGCCCTACCAGCCGGGGCTGGGGCAGCGCCACAACTCCTCGAAGCTGCTGCTCGACCCGTACGCCAAGGCGATGAGCGGCCACATCGACTGGGACGAGTCGGTGTACGGCTACCACTTCGGCGCGCCGGAGCGCCGCAACGACCTGGACTCGGCGCCGCACACCATGCACTCGGTGGTGATCAACCCGTACTTCGACTGGGGCACCGACCGGCCGCCGCGCACCGACTACCACCGCACCGTGGTCTACGAGTCGCACGTCAAGGGCCTGACGAAGCTGCACCCGGGCATCCCGGACGAGATCCGCGGCACCTACGCGGGCCTGGCGCACCCCGCGGTGATCGAGCACCTGGCCAAGCTCGGCGTGACGGCGATCGAGCTGATGCCGGTGCACCAGTTCGTCCGCGACCACCGGCTGCGCGACCTGGGCCTGTCCAACTACTGGGGCTACAACACCATCGGGTTCTTCGCCCCGCACTCCTCGTACTCCTCCACCGGCGACCGCGGGCAGCAGGTGCAGGAGTTCAAGTCGATGGTGAAGGCGCTGCACGCGGCCGGCATCGAGGTGATCCTCGACGTGGTCTACAACCACACCGCCGAGGGCAACCACCTGGGTCCGACGCTGTCCTTCCGCGGCCTGGACAACGCCTCGTACTACCGGCTGGCCAAGGACCAGCGCTTCTACGAGGACACCACCGGGACCGGCAACTCGCTGCTGATGCGCAGCCCGCACGTGCTCCAGATGATCATGGACTCGCTGCGCTACTGGGTCACCGAGATGCACGTGGACGGCTTCCGCTTCGACCTGGCGGCCACGCTGGCCCGGCAGTTCCACGAGGTCGACCGGCTGTCCTCGTTCTTCGACCTGGTCCAGCAGGACCCGGTCGTCTCGCAGGCCAAGCTGATCGCCGAGCCCTGGGACCTCGGCGAGGGCGGCTACCAGGTCGGCAACTTCCCCCCGCTGTGGACCGAGTGGAACGGCAAGTACCGGGACACCGTGCGCGACTTCTGGCGCGGCGAGCCGGCCACCCTCGCCGAGTTCGGCTCCCGGCTGACCGGCTCCTCCGACCTGTACCAGGACGACGGCCGCCGCCCGATCGCCTCCATCAACTTCGTCACCTGCCACGACGGCTTCACCCTGCGCGACCTGGTCTCGTACAACGACAAGCACAACGAGGCCAACCACGAGGACAACCGGGACGGCGAGTCCTTCAACCGGTCCTGGAACTGCGGCGCGGAGGGCGACACCACCGACACCGCGGTGCTCGACCTGCGGGCACGCCAGCAGCGCAACTTCATCGCCACCCTGATGCTCTCCCAGGGCGTGCCGATGCTCTGCCACGGCGACGAGGCCGGACGCACCCAGCGCGGCAACAACAACGCGTACTGCCAGGACTCCGAGCTGACCTGGGTGGACTGGGAGGGCGCGGACACCGCGCTGCTGGAGTTCACCCAGGGCATGATCTGGCTGCGCCGCGACCACCCGGTCTTCCGCCGCCGCCGGTTCTTCCACGGCCGCCCGGTCTCCGGCACCCACGACGACCTGACCGACATCGCCTGGTTCACGCCCGCCGGCGAGGAGATGACCAAGAAGGACTGGTCGACCACCTACGCCAAGTCGCTGACCGTCTTCCTCAACGGCAACGCCATCTCGGAGCCCGACCGCCGCGGCGGCAAGATCGTCGACGACTCGTTCCTGCTGCTCTTCAACGCCCACTTCGAGCCGCTCACCTTCACCGTCCCCGCCGACCACGGCGAGGCCTGGCAACTCGTCGTCGACACCTCGCTGCCCACCCTCCCCGCGCCGGGCACCGGCCCCCGGGTCAAGGCCGGCGACACCCTCCGCCTGCTCGACCACTCGCTGATGGTGCTTCAGCGGCCGGCGTGA
- a CDS encoding SDR family oxidoreductase, whose protein sequence is MTGCSSGLGLALARAVLEAGDALVATSRGASPLDALAAEFPEQLVTTRLELRSAEDCAAAVALAQERLGGLDVLVNNAAVGLFGAVEEVSDEELRAQLEVLAVAPWRLARLVLPVMRAQGGGHIVNVSSVGGRMAFPGLGAYVAGKFALEGMSLALAAEAAPFGVRVTVVEPGGFATSYGSSLTETAAKLPEYADGLAPMHQALRGMAGDAVLNRPEVFAELVLRAVAAGSGPVRLPVGPDAYAMVEAALAGEAAELAAARALAEAAPDPV, encoded by the coding sequence GTGACCGGATGTTCGTCCGGGCTGGGGCTGGCCCTGGCCCGCGCCGTGCTGGAGGCGGGGGACGCGCTGGTGGCGACGTCCCGGGGGGCGTCGCCGCTCGACGCGCTGGCGGCGGAGTTCCCGGAGCAGCTGGTGACGACCCGGCTGGAGCTGCGCAGCGCCGAGGACTGCGCGGCGGCCGTCGCGCTCGCCCAGGAGCGGCTGGGCGGGCTGGACGTGCTGGTGAACAACGCGGCGGTCGGACTGTTCGGCGCGGTCGAGGAGGTCTCCGACGAGGAGCTCCGCGCGCAGCTGGAGGTGCTCGCGGTCGCCCCGTGGCGGCTCGCCCGCCTGGTGCTGCCGGTGATGCGCGCCCAGGGCGGCGGCCACATCGTCAACGTGTCCTCGGTGGGCGGCCGGATGGCCTTCCCGGGCCTGGGCGCGTACGTGGCCGGCAAGTTCGCGCTGGAGGGGATGAGCCTGGCGCTGGCCGCGGAGGCGGCGCCGTTCGGGGTGCGGGTGACGGTGGTGGAGCCGGGCGGCTTCGCCACCTCCTACGGGTCCTCGCTGACCGAGACGGCCGCCAAGCTGCCGGAGTACGCGGACGGCCTGGCGCCGATGCACCAGGCGCTGCGCGGCATGGCGGGCGACGCGGTGCTGAACCGTCCGGAGGTGTTCGCGGAGCTGGTGCTGCGCGCCGTCGCGGCCGGGTCGGGGCCGGTGCGGCTGCCGGTCGGCCCGGACGCGTACGCGATGGTGGAGGCGGCGCTGGCCGGCGAGGCCGCGGAGCTGGCGGCGGCCCGGGCGCTGGCCGAGGCGGCGCCCGACCCGGTCTGA
- the treY gene encoding malto-oligosyltrehalose synthase, whose protein sequence is MTSAAARPSTARFPTATYRLQLQPDFTLRDARRAVPYLAALGVSHLHLSPLLEAAPGSTHGYDTVDHSRISEQLGGEQALRELAAEARRHDLGLIADVVPNHMALPVPERLNQPLWQVLRDGPDSPFASWFDIDWTAQDGPADAPDRGRLLLPLLGDRLGAVLDQLTVDGDTLRYHEHAFPLRPGTERLALPELLDRQWYRLAWWQLADEQINYRRFFTVNELIAVRMEVPEVFEATHEVLLRLHREGVLEGFRIDHPDGLADPRGYLRRLAEATGGAYTVVEKILTGDEQLPADWPCAGTTGYDALRRIDGVLTDLRGAEKLVAGYRRDVGDAADARAAGRTGRAEMVAPGGALSAETERLARLVGRICADGPELADHSPLAVRRALEGLLTEYPVYRPYVVPGEPAPPEAVEALTPAEGASDTERLVRALALGALGRSPAKDEFCHRFGQTASAVAAKGVEDTAFYRFNALLSLNEVGGLPERPGVSPAEFHRWCAEQERRWPHSMTALSTHDTKRSADARARLAVLAELPEAWAAECAAWTVAAGPCPDRSTAWLLWQTLLAAWPLSEERLLGVVLKSAREAKRRTSWKEPDEGFERVLTGYVRGALANPGLCPRIEGFVRLLAPFARVNSLSAALLHLLAPGVPDVFQGGEEPLYTLVDPDNRAPVDLGPLAVRLTDSPEPRAGDLAREKLHLTTTALHLRRTAELGPYRPVAATGPAAEHLLAFGRGERVLAAATRLPYGLHRAGGWRDTRLELPEGRWTDLLTDRHFIGGPVELSYLFQQLPVALLSEGS, encoded by the coding sequence ATGACGTCCGCCGCCGCACGCCCTTCGACGGCCCGCTTCCCGACGGCCACCTACCGGTTGCAGTTGCAGCCGGACTTCACCCTGCGCGACGCCCGCCGGGCGGTGCCGTACCTGGCGGCGCTCGGCGTGTCGCACCTGCACCTGTCTCCGCTGCTGGAGGCCGCGCCCGGCTCCACGCACGGCTACGACACGGTCGACCACAGCCGGATCAGCGAGCAGCTGGGCGGTGAGCAGGCGCTGCGCGAGCTGGCCGCGGAGGCCCGGCGGCACGACCTGGGCCTGATCGCCGACGTGGTGCCCAACCACATGGCGCTGCCGGTGCCGGAGCGGCTGAACCAGCCGCTGTGGCAGGTGCTGCGGGACGGCCCGGACTCGCCGTTCGCCTCCTGGTTCGACATCGACTGGACCGCGCAGGACGGGCCGGCGGACGCGCCGGACCGCGGCCGGCTGCTGCTGCCGCTGCTCGGCGACCGCCTCGGCGCGGTCCTCGACCAGCTGACCGTGGACGGCGACACGCTGCGCTACCACGAGCACGCCTTCCCGCTGCGGCCGGGCACCGAGCGGCTCGCCCTGCCGGAGCTGCTGGACCGTCAGTGGTACCGGCTGGCCTGGTGGCAGCTCGCCGACGAGCAGATCAACTACCGGCGGTTCTTCACCGTCAACGAGCTGATCGCCGTCCGGATGGAGGTGCCGGAGGTCTTCGAGGCCACCCACGAGGTGCTGCTGCGGCTGCACCGCGAGGGTGTGCTGGAGGGCTTCCGGATCGACCACCCGGACGGCCTGGCCGACCCGCGCGGCTACCTGCGCCGCCTCGCCGAGGCCACCGGCGGCGCCTACACGGTGGTGGAGAAGATCCTCACCGGTGACGAGCAACTGCCCGCCGACTGGCCGTGCGCGGGCACCACCGGCTACGACGCGCTGCGCCGGATCGACGGGGTGCTGACCGATCTGCGCGGCGCGGAGAAGCTGGTCGCCGGCTACCGGCGGGACGTCGGCGACGCCGCGGACGCCCGGGCCGCGGGACGGACCGGGCGGGCCGAGATGGTCGCGCCGGGCGGCGCGCTGTCGGCGGAGACCGAGCGGCTGGCCCGCCTGGTCGGGCGGATCTGCGCGGACGGCCCGGAGCTGGCCGACCACTCGCCGCTGGCGGTGCGCCGGGCGCTGGAGGGCCTGCTGACGGAGTATCCGGTGTACCGCCCGTACGTGGTGCCGGGCGAGCCGGCCCCGCCGGAGGCGGTCGAGGCCCTGACGCCCGCCGAGGGCGCCTCGGACACCGAGCGGCTGGTGCGCGCGCTCGCGCTCGGTGCGCTGGGCCGCTCACCCGCCAAGGACGAGTTCTGCCACCGCTTCGGGCAGACCGCTTCCGCGGTGGCGGCGAAGGGCGTCGAGGACACCGCCTTCTACCGGTTCAACGCCCTGCTGTCGCTCAACGAGGTGGGCGGTCTGCCGGAGCGCCCGGGCGTGTCGCCGGCGGAGTTCCACCGCTGGTGCGCCGAGCAGGAGCGGCGGTGGCCGCACTCGATGACGGCGCTGTCCACCCACGACACCAAGCGCAGCGCGGACGCCCGGGCGCGGCTCGCGGTGCTGGCGGAGCTGCCGGAGGCGTGGGCGGCGGAGTGCGCGGCCTGGACGGTCGCGGCGGGGCCGTGTCCGGACCGGTCGACGGCCTGGCTGCTGTGGCAGACCCTGCTGGCGGCCTGGCCGCTGTCCGAGGAGCGGCTGCTGGGCGTGGTGCTGAAGTCGGCGCGGGAGGCGAAGCGCCGCACCTCGTGGAAGGAGCCGGACGAGGGCTTCGAGCGGGTGCTGACCGGGTACGTGCGGGGGGCGCTGGCCAATCCCGGGCTGTGCCCGCGGATCGAGGGGTTCGTCCGGTTGCTGGCCCCGTTCGCCCGGGTGAACTCGCTGTCGGCGGCGCTGCTGCACCTGCTCGCGCCGGGCGTGCCGGACGTGTTCCAGGGCGGCGAGGAGCCGCTGTACACCCTGGTCGACCCGGACAACCGGGCGCCGGTCGACCTCGGCCCGCTGGCGGTGCGGCTCACCGACTCGCCCGAGCCGCGCGCCGGCGACCTGGCCCGCGAGAAGCTGCACCTCACCACCACGGCCCTGCACCTGCGCCGGACCGCCGAGCTGGGCCCGTACCGGCCGGTGGCCGCGACCGGCCCGGCCGCCGAGCACCTGCTGGCCTTCGGCCGCGGCGAGCGGGTGCTGGCCGCGGCGACCCGCCTGCCGTACGGCCTGCACCGGGCCGGCGGCTGGCGGGACACCCGGCTGGAGCTGCCCGAGGGCCGCTGGACCGATCTGCTGACGGACCGCCACTTCATCGGCGGCCCGGTCGAACTGTCGTATCTGTTCCAGCAGTTGCCGGTGGCGCTGCTCTCGGAGGGGTCTTGA
- the treZ gene encoding malto-oligosyltrehalose trehalohydrolase codes for MRYQVWAPDAKVVEVEVGAIPYLLERDPARPGWWHGEGPDGDYGFRLNGNMALPDPRSARQPFGPDGLSRAVDHAAFAWSETAWRGRPVAGAVVYELHVGTFTPEGTFDAAAARLDHLVELGVDFVELMPVCAFPGTAGWGYDGVALWAVHEPYGGPDGLKRFVDAAHVRGLGVVLDVVHNHLGPSGNYLPRFGPYFTDRHQTPWGSAVNLDAPGSDEVRAFLIGSALAWLRDYRIDGLRLDAVHALIDTRALHFLEELAAEVEKLAQATGRPLFLVAESDLNDPRTTAPRQAGGLGLTAQWSDDFHHALHCLLTGESQGYYADFAADPYAAVAKTLTGGFFHDGSWSSFRGRTHGRRFPSGYGHHLLGYAQTHDQVGNRATGDRLSAALPPGRLAAAAALVLTSPFTPMLFMGEEWGAGTPWQYFTDHTDPQLAEAVRQGRRREFAEHGWRAEDVPDPQDPATVRASTLDWTEPGRAPHAELLDWYRRLIRLRRTAPELADGDLAAVVVRHDAAAGWLAVHRGRYRVLVRLGGSGPAAVPLDGELAALEAVFGEVRPGRDGTALLGPDAVAVVRTV; via the coding sequence ATGCGGTATCAGGTGTGGGCGCCGGACGCCAAGGTGGTCGAGGTCGAGGTGGGGGCGATCCCGTACCTGCTGGAGCGCGACCCGGCACGGCCGGGCTGGTGGCACGGGGAGGGCCCGGACGGTGACTACGGGTTCCGGCTGAACGGCAACATGGCGCTGCCCGACCCGCGCTCGGCCCGGCAGCCGTTCGGCCCGGACGGCCTGAGCCGGGCGGTCGACCACGCGGCGTTCGCCTGGTCGGAGACCGCCTGGCGGGGCCGCCCGGTGGCGGGGGCGGTGGTGTACGAGCTGCACGTCGGCACGTTCACCCCGGAGGGCACCTTCGACGCGGCCGCCGCCCGGCTCGACCACCTGGTCGAACTGGGCGTGGACTTCGTCGAGTTGATGCCGGTCTGCGCCTTCCCCGGCACCGCCGGCTGGGGGTACGACGGGGTGGCGCTGTGGGCGGTGCACGAGCCGTACGGCGGGCCGGACGGGCTGAAGCGCTTCGTGGACGCGGCGCACGTGCGCGGCCTCGGCGTGGTGCTGGACGTGGTGCACAACCACCTGGGACCGTCGGGCAACTACCTGCCGCGGTTCGGGCCGTACTTCACCGACCGGCACCAGACGCCGTGGGGATCCGCGGTCAACCTGGACGCGCCGGGCTCGGACGAGGTGCGGGCGTTCCTGATCGGCAGCGCGCTGGCCTGGCTGCGCGACTACCGGATCGACGGGCTGCGGCTGGACGCGGTGCACGCCCTGATCGACACCCGGGCGCTGCACTTCCTGGAGGAACTCGCCGCCGAGGTCGAGAAGCTGGCGCAGGCCACCGGACGTCCGCTGTTCCTGGTCGCGGAGTCCGACCTGAACGACCCGCGCACCACGGCGCCCCGGCAGGCCGGCGGCCTGGGCCTGACCGCGCAGTGGAGCGACGACTTCCACCACGCGCTGCACTGCCTGCTGACCGGCGAGTCGCAGGGCTACTACGCGGACTTCGCCGCCGACCCGTACGCGGCCGTCGCCAAGACCCTGACCGGCGGCTTCTTCCACGACGGCAGTTGGTCCTCGTTCCGGGGCCGCACGCACGGCCGCCGGTTCCCGTCCGGGTACGGGCACCACCTGCTGGGCTACGCGCAGACCCACGACCAGGTCGGCAACCGGGCCACCGGCGACCGGCTGTCCGCCGCGCTGCCGCCCGGGCGGCTGGCCGCGGCGGCGGCCCTGGTGCTGACCTCGCCGTTCACGCCGATGCTGTTCATGGGCGAGGAGTGGGGCGCGGGCACCCCATGGCAGTACTTCACCGACCACACCGACCCGCAGCTCGCCGAGGCCGTCCGGCAGGGCCGCCGCCGGGAGTTCGCCGAGCACGGCTGGCGCGCCGAGGACGTCCCCGACCCGCAGGACCCGGCGACGGTGCGCGCCTCCACCCTGGACTGGACCGAGCCGGGTCGCGCCCCGCACGCCGAACTCCTCGACTGGTACCGCCGGTTGATCCGGCTGCGGCGGACCGCCCCGGAGCTGGCGGACGGCGACCTGGCCGCCGTCGTGGTCCGGCACGACGCGGCGGCGGGGTGGCTGGCCGTGCACCGGGGCCGCTACCGGGTGCTGGTCCGGCTCGGCGGGTCCGGGCCCGCCGCCGTCCCGCTGGACGGTGAACTGGCAGCGCTGGAGGCCGTGTTCGGCGAGGTCCGGCCCGGCCGGGACGGCACCGCGCTGCTCGGGCCGGACGCCGTGGCGGTGGTCCGCACGGTGTGA
- a CDS encoding transketolase family protein — METQETTMREQFGATVTELLDQDPRTALVLADIGVAQFPEAARAHPDRVVNVGIREQLLIGAAGGLALTGMRPIAHTFASFLIERPFEQVKLDLVHQGVGAVLVSAAGSYDWPAGGRTHMSPGDVALLDTLPDWHVHVPGHPAEADLLLRHAVAAGDTLQYVRLSAHQNRHARPVAPDRFLTVRQGRRGVVLAVGPMLDAVLEATETLDVTVLYAATVRPFDAAGLRAALGDRADVVLVEPYLAGTSEREAHRALADLPHRVLGLGVPVAEHRHYGSIPEHLAAYGLNAAGLHARIAEFLW; from the coding sequence ATGGAGACGCAGGAGACCACCATGCGGGAGCAGTTCGGCGCGACCGTCACCGAACTGCTGGACCAGGACCCGCGCACCGCGCTGGTGCTCGCCGACATCGGGGTGGCGCAATTCCCGGAGGCGGCCCGCGCGCACCCCGACCGGGTGGTGAACGTCGGCATCCGGGAGCAGCTGCTGATCGGCGCGGCCGGCGGCCTGGCACTGACCGGGATGCGGCCGATCGCCCACACCTTCGCCAGCTTCCTGATCGAACGGCCCTTTGAGCAGGTGAAGCTGGACCTGGTGCACCAGGGCGTCGGCGCGGTCCTGGTGAGCGCCGCCGGCTCCTACGACTGGCCGGCCGGCGGACGCACCCACATGTCGCCGGGCGACGTCGCCCTGCTGGACACCCTCCCGGACTGGCACGTGCACGTCCCCGGCCACCCCGCCGAGGCCGACCTGCTGCTGCGCCACGCCGTCGCGGCCGGCGACACCCTGCAGTACGTGCGGCTGTCCGCGCACCAGAACCGGCACGCCCGACCGGTCGCCCCGGACCGCTTCCTGACGGTGCGCCAGGGGCGGCGCGGGGTGGTGCTGGCGGTCGGCCCGATGCTGGACGCGGTGCTGGAGGCCACCGAGACGCTGGACGTGACGGTGCTGTACGCGGCCACGGTGCGCCCGTTCGACGCGGCGGGGCTGCGGGCGGCGCTCGGCGACCGGGCCGACGTGGTGCTGGTCGAGCCGTACCTGGCGGGCACCTCGGAGCGCGAGGCGCACCGGGCGCTGGCCGACCTGCCGCACCGGGTCCTCGGGCTGGGCGTGCCGGTGGCGGAGCACCGGCACTACGGCTCGATCCCCGAGCACCTGGCGGCGTACGGGCTGAACGCGGCCGGGCTGCACGCCCGGATCGCCGAGTTCCTGTGGTGA